A stretch of the Falsibacillus albus genome encodes the following:
- the rny gene encoding ribonuclease Y, producing the protein MEPITIISILLGLIVGVVVGYFIRKSIAEARITGAKNAAEQIVEDAKREAESLKKEALLEAKDENHKLRTETEQELRERRNELQKQENRLLQREENLDRKDDTLNKRELTLEKKEASLNQRQQHIEEMESKVDEMVRSQQAELERISSLTRDEAKAIILDHVESELAHDIAIMVKESENRAKEDADKKAKEILSLAIQRCAAEHVAETTVSVVTLPNDEMKGRIIGREGRNIRTLETLTGIDLIIDDTPEAVILSGFDPIRRETARIALEKLVQDGRIHPARIEEMVDKSRREVDEYIREIGEQTTFEVGVHGLHPDLIKILGRLKYRTSYGQNVLKHSMEVAFLSGLLAAELGEDETLARRAGLLHDIGKAVDHEVEGSHVEIGVELATKYKEHPVVINSIASHHGDTEPTSIIAVLVAAADALSAARPGARSETLENYIRRLEKLEEISESYEGVEKSFAIQAGREVRIMVRPEAIDDLEAHRLARDIRKRIEEELDYPGHIKVTVIRETRAVEYAK; encoded by the coding sequence ATGGAACCCATTACAATCATCTCCATTTTGCTTGGCCTAATCGTTGGTGTAGTTGTTGGCTATTTTATCCGAAAATCCATTGCTGAAGCAAGAATAACAGGGGCGAAAAATGCTGCAGAGCAAATTGTAGAAGACGCGAAGCGCGAGGCAGAATCGTTAAAGAAAGAAGCCCTGTTGGAAGCAAAGGATGAGAATCACAAACTTCGTACTGAAACTGAACAAGAGCTTCGTGAACGAAGAAATGAATTGCAAAAGCAAGAGAATCGTTTATTGCAAAGAGAAGAGAACCTTGATCGAAAAGATGATACTCTCAATAAAAGAGAATTGACACTTGAAAAGAAAGAGGCGTCTCTAAACCAAAGACAACAACATATTGAAGAGATGGAAAGCAAAGTGGACGAGATGGTACGATCACAACAAGCTGAGCTTGAGCGTATCTCGAGTCTGACTCGTGACGAAGCGAAAGCTATCATCCTCGATCATGTTGAGAGTGAATTGGCACATGATATTGCGATCATGGTAAAGGAAAGTGAGAACAGAGCGAAAGAAGATGCAGACAAGAAGGCGAAAGAAATACTTTCTCTAGCAATTCAGCGTTGCGCTGCAGAACATGTGGCAGAGACAACAGTATCTGTGGTAACCCTACCAAACGACGAAATGAAAGGTAGAATCATTGGTCGTGAAGGTCGTAATATTCGCACACTTGAAACATTGACAGGAATTGATTTGATCATTGATGATACGCCGGAAGCGGTAATATTATCAGGCTTTGATCCGATACGTCGCGAAACGGCTCGAATTGCCCTTGAGAAATTAGTTCAGGACGGACGCATACATCCGGCTCGCATTGAAGAAATGGTAGATAAGTCAAGACGTGAAGTGGATGAATATATCCGTGAAATTGGTGAACAAACAACATTTGAAGTTGGTGTTCACGGGCTCCATCCGGATTTAATCAAGATTTTGGGACGATTGAAATATCGTACAAGCTACGGCCAAAACGTCCTCAAGCACTCTATGGAAGTCGCATTCCTATCTGGATTGCTTGCAGCGGAACTTGGTGAAGATGAGACGCTTGCCCGTCGTGCAGGATTGCTGCACGATATCGGAAAAGCGGTCGACCATGAAGTGGAAGGAAGCCACGTTGAAATCGGCGTAGAGTTGGCAACGAAGTACAAGGAACATCCGGTTGTCATCAATTCCATTGCATCCCACCATGGCGACACAGAACCAACGTCCATCATTGCTGTACTTGTGGCAGCCGCGGATGCTTTATCTGCAGCACGTCCTGGTGCTAGAAGTGAAACGCTTGAAAACTATATACGCCGTTTAGAAAAGCTCGAAGAAATTTCAGAGTCATATGAAGGCGTTGAAAAATCATTTGCGATTCAAGCTGGTCGTGAAGTCCGCATCATGGTAAGGCCAGAAGCGATTGACGACTTAGAGGCGCATCGTTTGGCAAGAGACATCAGGAAACGCATCGAGGAGGAACTTGATTATCCTGGTCATATAAAAGTAACTGTCATTCGTGAAACAAGAGCAGTTGAATATGCGAAATAA
- the recA gene encoding recombinase RecA: protein MSDRQAALDMALKQIEKQFGKGSIMKLGEQTDRKISTAPSGSLALDVALGVGGYPRGRIIEIYGPESSGKTTVALHAIAEVQANGGQAAFIDAEHALDPVYAQKLGVNIDELLLSQPDTGEQALEIAEALVRSGAVDILVIDSVAALVPKAEIEGEMGDSHVGLQARLMSQALRKLSGAINKSKTIAIFINQIREKVGVMFGNPETTPGGRALKFYSSVRLEVRRAETLKQGNDMVGNKTRVKVVKNKVAPPFRTAEVDIMYGEGISQEGEIIDMGADLDIVQKSGSWYSYNEERLGQGRENAKQFLKENPEIRLEIKGKIRDHYNLDGEKIAPEDDGQEEFSLLED from the coding sequence GTGAGTGATCGTCAAGCAGCCTTGGATATGGCGTTGAAACAAATAGAAAAACAGTTCGGTAAAGGTTCTATCATGAAATTGGGAGAGCAGACAGATCGTAAAATTTCTACTGCTCCAAGTGGTTCCCTCGCCCTGGATGTAGCATTAGGTGTAGGAGGATATCCGCGCGGAAGAATTATTGAAATCTATGGGCCTGAAAGCTCCGGTAAAACAACGGTTGCCCTGCATGCAATTGCTGAAGTACAAGCAAACGGTGGACAGGCAGCATTTATCGATGCAGAGCATGCCCTTGACCCAGTCTATGCTCAAAAGCTTGGAGTCAACATAGATGAATTATTGCTTTCCCAGCCGGATACTGGAGAGCAGGCGCTTGAGATTGCAGAAGCGCTGGTTCGAAGCGGTGCCGTTGACATTTTGGTCATTGACTCCGTGGCGGCATTGGTGCCAAAAGCAGAAATCGAAGGTGAAATGGGAGATTCCCATGTTGGATTGCAAGCAAGGTTGATGTCCCAAGCACTTCGCAAGCTGTCAGGTGCCATCAACAAATCTAAAACCATTGCCATTTTCATCAACCAAATTCGTGAAAAAGTCGGGGTTATGTTCGGAAATCCTGAAACAACCCCTGGTGGACGTGCGCTTAAGTTCTATTCTTCCGTTCGTTTGGAAGTGCGCCGCGCTGAAACATTGAAACAAGGAAATGATATGGTTGGAAACAAAACAAGGGTAAAAGTAGTGAAAAACAAAGTAGCACCTCCATTCCGTACTGCAGAAGTCGATATTATGTACGGGGAAGGGATTTCACAAGAAGGTGAGATCATTGACATGGGAGCGGACTTGGATATTGTTCAAAAGAGCGGATCTTGGTATTCCTATAATGAAGAACGCTTAGGACAAGGTCGTGAGAATGCCAAGCAATTCTTAAAAGAAAACCCTGAAATCCGTCTTGAAATTAAAGGGAAAATTCGTGATCACTACAACTTAGATGGTGAAAAAATTGCCCCTGAGGATGACGGACAAGAAGAGTTCTCACTATTAGAAGATTGA
- a CDS encoding TIGR00282 family metallophosphoesterase, protein MRLLFVGDVVGSPGRDMIKEYLPRLKDKYRPQFTIVNGENAAGGKGITEKIYRELLDCGANIVTLGNHAWDNREVFEFIEDAKYLARPGNFPKGTPGTGLVFSKINDLEIAVINLQGRTFMAAIDCPFQKADELIEEAKKRTNVIFVDFHAETTSEKQAMGWYLDGRVAAVIGTHTHVQTADNRILPNGTAYLSDVGMTGPYDEILGMGKEAVLKRFMTSLPVRFEVPKTGRTQLSGCFIDIDAKSGNAKNIQRMLINDDHPFLMD, encoded by the coding sequence ATGAGATTATTATTTGTTGGGGATGTTGTAGGCTCCCCTGGTCGTGACATGATAAAAGAATACTTACCAAGATTAAAGGATAAATATCGTCCGCAATTCACCATTGTGAATGGCGAAAATGCTGCCGGCGGTAAGGGGATCACAGAGAAAATCTATCGCGAGCTCCTGGATTGTGGCGCCAATATCGTCACTTTGGGAAATCATGCGTGGGACAATCGAGAAGTTTTTGAATTCATTGAAGATGCCAAGTATCTTGCCCGCCCGGGTAATTTTCCAAAAGGCACACCGGGTACAGGTCTTGTTTTTTCGAAAATCAATGACCTGGAGATCGCAGTGATCAATTTACAAGGAAGAACATTCATGGCTGCGATTGACTGTCCATTCCAAAAAGCCGATGAACTTATTGAAGAAGCCAAGAAACGGACAAATGTCATCTTTGTCGATTTTCATGCAGAAACAACAAGTGAGAAGCAAGCGATGGGCTGGTATCTTGATGGACGGGTGGCCGCAGTCATTGGGACGCATACCCATGTCCAGACCGCAGATAACCGGATCCTGCCGAATGGGACCGCTTATTTATCCGATGTCGGGATGACAGGTCCTTATGATGAGATATTGGGGATGGGCAAAGAAGCAGTCTTGAAAAGGTTCATGACAAGTCTTCCAGTCCGCTTTGAAGTACCGAAGACTGGGAGAACACAGCTAAGCGGCTGCTTCATCGACATTGATGCAAAGTCAGGAAATGCGAAAAACATTCAACGGATGCTTATTAATGATGATCATCCATTTCTTATGGATTAA
- a CDS encoding competence/damage-inducible protein A, with protein sequence MNAEIIAVGSELLLGQIVNTNAKFISAVLADIGINVYYHTVVGDNPLRLKECMEIAESRSDLIIFTGGLGPTKDDLTKETIAKHIGAALVSDEDALRSIEDYFKKVDRPMTENNKKQALVLKGAVVLPNDHGMAPGMYLKSDKNAYMLLPGPPKEMEPMFSNYGRDVLLDALEIHEKIESRVLRFFGIGEAQLETDIIDLIDSQSNPTIAPLATDGEVTLRLTAKDPSAEKAKSLLDDVEMKIMEKVGKFFYGYDDTSLIVELFKKLQEKKLTIACAESLTGGMFQSDLTSISGASAIFNGGIVCYSNDVKVHHVGVKQETLDDAGAVSEQCAVELAEGIRNKFASEIGISFTGAAGPEALEGHPPGTVLVGISLPNREAKAFKLMIPGSRNNVRARAVKYGCHILLNELQ encoded by the coding sequence TTGAACGCTGAAATTATCGCTGTGGGCTCTGAGCTGCTGCTCGGCCAAATTGTAAACACAAATGCAAAATTTATATCCGCTGTTTTAGCGGATATAGGGATCAATGTTTATTACCACACCGTCGTAGGTGATAATCCTTTGCGTTTGAAGGAATGCATGGAGATAGCTGAGTCAAGGTCAGACCTGATCATTTTTACAGGAGGGCTCGGCCCGACAAAAGACGATTTGACGAAGGAAACAATTGCAAAACATATCGGAGCTGCTCTTGTTTCTGATGAAGATGCCCTTCGATCCATTGAAGACTATTTTAAAAAAGTGGATCGGCCCATGACTGAAAACAATAAGAAACAGGCGTTGGTCCTAAAGGGGGCAGTGGTATTGCCAAACGATCACGGTATGGCGCCCGGCATGTATTTGAAGTCTGACAAGAATGCCTATATGCTGCTCCCTGGCCCCCCCAAGGAAATGGAGCCGATGTTCAGCAATTATGGCAGGGATGTCCTTCTCGATGCGCTCGAAATCCATGAGAAAATCGAATCCAGGGTCCTTCGTTTCTTCGGTATAGGTGAAGCACAATTGGAAACGGATATTATCGACCTCATTGATTCTCAATCGAATCCAACCATTGCCCCATTGGCAACGGATGGAGAAGTCACGCTTAGATTGACAGCGAAGGACCCTTCAGCTGAAAAGGCAAAGAGCCTCCTTGATGATGTAGAAATGAAGATCATGGAGAAAGTCGGAAAATTCTTTTACGGCTATGACGATACATCTCTGATTGTAGAATTATTCAAGAAGCTTCAGGAAAAGAAACTTACGATAGCCTGTGCAGAGAGTCTGACGGGAGGGATGTTCCAATCCGATCTGACTTCCATTTCAGGAGCAAGTGCCATATTCAATGGGGGAATCGTCTGCTACTCGAATGATGTCAAAGTGCATCACGTCGGTGTGAAGCAGGAAACCCTTGATGACGCTGGAGCCGTGAGCGAGCAATGTGCAGTGGAACTTGCTGAAGGCATACGAAATAAATTTGCATCAGAAATAGGCATCAGCTTTACTGGAGCTGCCGGCCCTGAGGCGTTGGAAGGACATCCTCCCGGAACAGTCTTGGTTGGGATCAGTCTGCCGAACAGGGAAGCAAAAGCGTTTAAATTGATGATTCCCGGAAGCAGGAACAACGTCCGCGCACGAGCGGTCAAATACGGCTGTCATATCTTATTGAACGAATTGCAATAG